The Zerene cesonia ecotype Mississippi chromosome 4, Zerene_cesonia_1.1, whole genome shotgun sequence sequence AGACTATTCCTAttcttcaaaaatttctcatttttaaagcatttgaatgcaataatccaacaaatattatcaattcaaaaggttgtatgtatggatgatTTTTTACAGTCACATAAAAATctctaaacggattttaatgaaactttacaataatattgctTAGTCTTATACTGATGATGCTGATTGCTATGGTTGACATTAATACATGCTATTATTGCCAGTGGGTTCATCCACgaaaaactgttaaattcCACTTACATACAGTAGAAAATTCAGCTGATAGTATATAATCCTTGCCATCATAACTAATGAGGTGCAGGTTCCCAGAGCCAGCATAGTACCAATTATACCTGAAGTTGAAGTATGGTTCTGGatctttttctaataaatttgcTATTGTGACTATAAATTTTGGACACCTAACAACATCTTCATTGAGCTTTTCTAGTTTTTCATTTGCTCTTCTTATCACTGAAAAAAATGTCACCCGTTAGATtgttaaacacattttatgttACGAAAATACAACACCAATAAATAGCCGTTAATTGTAATAAGCAATGCTAGGTGATGTTCctaaaattttcaatgaatCTAAAAGcagttaataaatgtatttttcatatacaaaCATGCAGAGGATCTCGCAGTGGTTAAACATTTCTTCCAATCTCgcttttttttcatgtaatcAGATACAGGATCAGTTTTATCTGCATGACGGATATCTGTTATGAATTTTGGAGGCACACACTTATATGTAAATGGCTGGAAATAGCTGGAAAGAAGCTGGCCATTCCAATCTTCACTGAAACCATTCAAAGGGTATCCAGGAATATAACAATGAAACCCATCAGTTTTTGTCTGTAGCAGATTTCTACAGTAAAAGGCGAAagcttctttgtttttatgagGAAGTTCGTCCAATATCCTTTTCACTGGAGCAGTATTGTCGAGATCtgctgtaatttttttccttttctgTAAATAGAAGAGTAATGTATACGGAAGGTTTTAAAGTAATGGACGTTTTAATTGTCTACAATTTACCTTCAAAAATAGGGACATGGTGCGGCACTATATCACACGTTaacaaacttttaatattGGTTTCTGGGCacaattttttcacatttaaacaACGCTGACAGGGTTATTTTGTACTTTTCCACAGCATATATTCGGTATATAATCTACATTGAACATTAAacaagtaatattaatatactcaAAAACTTACTCTGTACTGTTTACAGAGTAACTTAATATAGTAGACTATATTGGACCATTGAATGCATGggtatatttagttaaataaatcgtGCCTTGAtcttttagtttaaatattatggttTGCTAGCAATGTCAGCTGGCAGTTGACGGTTGACATCACAGTGAACAGTCGCTGCCACAACTTTTTTCAAAGACTGCaccatagattatatacaGGACTGAACTATTTGTTAATTGCTAAGGCAggtaaaaacattacaaatttaaataaaataggtaaGCGTATAATCCGAAAAAAAATATGGGTATAATCGGAAAAATTGGTTGTAaaagtaattgtaaaaaagaCGAATAAAAAACCTACTAAAGCAGATGATTCAAAAGCCCGGCAATTTGGCGCGCTTGGCGTGAGTTGTGAcgagaaatttataataacgacAACGACAAAgcctagattttttttttaattatgtacacCCTAAGAAAAGTGTAAAGGTCTTTGGGGGTGTAGCACGCATATCGATACTTaccttaaaaatgtattattaccTAGTACATTTAATGTTAGGCCGTAAGGAATTCAGCACGAAATCAGTTGCTGGCTCCGGGTTCCACCGGGTTAGTTTCCAGCTACCATAGACTTGGCATTatcaaatttctatttaagATCATACAAGGAACTGCTAAAAACTTTAGGGTGTAACAAACCTTTTTTAAcgacacaaaaaaaagaatcctTTGCGGCGGTATGGCGATTTGAATTCGTTGAAGAAATGAAATGGCATGTTGAAGAGACTATTCGACGATAATTaggtgtattattttaatttattttgcttcaggttgattttttatctgttttttttttattcatgtcttTCTTCATGCCTTTTCTTAATGAACaacaatcaaattaaacaGGAACTTGTTACTTTCGTTGAAAGTTTCGAAGTTTGTTGAAGgttttgaaagaatattatatgaatattgacaatgattatacatacaattaaattacactTACATTACTTACAATACTTCCTcaacttacatatttatttttatcaaagtaCAAACATAAAACGTTTGCAAAAGCTATACGAATGTGCACTCCAAAATTGGATAGTAGTTGATCACTTTTTATCACGTAAATTACGTATACACAAACATACAGTCACAatagcaaacacacacacatgcacgcacacacacgcacacacgggAGCGCGCGTGGCCACTCAACATCCCACACTAACATATTATAGCTCACTAggtgcgccccgcgttttcacgCGCGcaagtccttatcccgtaggaaaatcgggataaaaagccctTACGTTATTCCAATtttccagctgtttacgtaccaaatttcatcgcaatcggtttagtagtctttgcgtgaaagggcaacaaacacacctacatccttacaaactttcgcatttataatattagtaggattagtaggattcttacaactaacaaatttatttagtttttttttttccatgaagtagacataaaatgtaatgtaacatCGTTTTAAGGAAGAAGCCACCGACAACCGAAACACAGTTCCCAACTAGTTCGGTAGTCAGTGGGTCgtataaaagatttaattactttattttatatcaataaatattttttcatttttcatcaGTAAGGCGATTTGCAGTCCAGACCGGAGAAGTATGGCATTGCGCTTTAGGAAAATACAAGACATTGTGTTCCGTTGTACCGTTAAATTTTTAGACCCTTGATGAAAACCGCCATCCTGATGCAAATCGCAAAATACGGTGCACCGCCGCGGTTAGTAACCGTTTGATATTGTGATTCAAGCATAAAAAAGCACACAGATCTGtatgttattcaattattaagaGAAACAAGACCAGACTTTAATatctatgtataatttatttttttcagatcATTATAAACGTCAAAGTTgcacttaaatttttttacaagacccacacaataaataatacaagtttcatacaaataggacacaattattatgaactatataaaatttcaggaAAGGACAATGCAGCAAAAACTGTCATTACGAGAATAGAATACACAGTTACTAAAATATCtcttttcattttaatcatGGGATCAAATTCTAAGTGATCATTTATAACTTCTTTATTTCTCGGACTTTTTTCTTCCGATGACTCGCATTGgattatgaaattttcatgCTTTTCAAATTGCTTTGCATtttcttcagttttatttgtAGTTGGTTTCGATTGAATATCGGGTAATTctataattctattaattgAATTGCAATCGTGTGCTTGATAATctgaaaatgaatataaagacTGTTCGGAGGGTTCGCTGATAACACCGATGACAGAGCCCGTCACATTAGTGCTATGATGGACTGTAATAGGAAAGAATCGAGAAGGTACTTCTGTGAACGTGTGCACATATTCAATGCCTGAAATGCTAACGTTCACTTCCTTATCCGAACGTCTGGGAATACTATTTATCAATGACCTATAATTAGCTAAATTAGAACTAGGTAATAAAGCacataaattgcatttttctCTAACATCTTTTAAAGAGTCGAAAGATAGGGAATTTTGGGGACTGTGATCAACTGAATACTCCtgtaattttgcatttttcaaAATGAACTCTAATTCTTTACACTCGTCATCATTAATATGTTCATTTTTGGTGATGTTTGTTTGACaagaagttatatttttaatttcgttgAGTAAACCTACTAAAATATCTAGAGATGtagtatctattttatttgaaatgagaCTTAGTCTGGATTCATTAAATTCTTCCTGTAAAATTTTGGATGTTTTCGTAACATTTCGTGAACTTCCCTCTAGTCGTACGTTTCGCTTGTcttgaaaagtatttttttcggTAGCATCTGTTTCGTTTACTTGTGCTCCTTCATCTTTTTCCAAAAGTGTAGGTGTCTCGTAAAAGCATTGAtcagttttatttgatttaatgtcCGACGAAATACTCCGATTTTCTTTTGAATGTTGACTGTCCGATTTAGCTTCTACAGAATCAGTTGTTTTATTAGATGtgtctaatttatatatactaggtACAGCATATCCAACTGTTGCGAATTGTTTCGGAAAGTTTGCAAATGTCCAATCAATAAGTGATTTGGAATGAGTAGGTGTATACAGCTCCGTTTTAGTTTTCGACTTTGgtttagtaaaattttgtgATAATGTAGACTTAACAACGATGGAACCGGCATCACCAGAatgcaaaacaaaaacttGCTGCAAAGAATGTTTAGGCGTTAATGTTAGATTCTTAATCCGCAGACGTTTTTGAAAAGTAGCTGCCGATAAACGGCGGTATAATGCATTTTCTAGCCGCTGTAACTCTGTAGTAGAATTAAATGGTTGAATATCGTATGTGATAAAATCGATATTACTATTGCGATAAGTTGcattatgattattatctGTAGGTAGACTTGCTACAGCAGTAGCGATACTTTTATCTCCGAATATATCAATTGGAAATTCGGTATTTGATGTAAGTTCTTCATATTGGTCcatattttcaacaaatgcTTCGTTTAAATCGTCCTTGCTTCTTGAAGTTTCTTTTTGTTCATTAAGGCAAGTCAATGCAGGAAGAGTTGTATTTATCATTGTATCAatcatataatgtaatttttttccaaGCGTAGTAGATTCTTCTGCGGTTCGAGATGAAGTTACAGATCCTGCATAAACATATAAAGTGTCATTCAGGAATCAGGAATCGTCAAAGATAAAAGTTTACTTtagttttgataattaatCTACCTATATCAAGATCAGTTGGTATCAGCGGTACTCGTGACTTTTGAGCTCCGATGAAATCTTTTAAATCTCGTAACTGCGAACTGCGTCCATAATGGTTATTTACATACGATTCCACCGCGACCATCTTCTTAATCctaaaaacacatattttaagCTTCATACAAGTTGGACACTTCGAATTGATTTAGATCAGTtcttaagtaattaattatttctacatactgaaagtaatttaatgtataatataataaaaatatcttacaaTGTTTTAGGCGCTTCTGGTATGTTTGGTTTATGGGACGGTCCAGTCGCTGGCAATGGAGAACGTTTATGATTTCCATCGGGGCTGCTACTTGACGACCGTCTAGAGCCTTTCAAGcggaataaatataaaatgatttttataaataattagctaATAAATGTAATGCGATATAAAAATTCACCTTTACACACCTAGGGGTGGTACGGCAGAATGAGGTTTTTGTGATAATTCTAATCTTCGTTTCTGTCTTACGTTAAATGCTTCTCTTCTATCGATCACtgtattatttgtaactttttgctgtttatttaaagtatttctcATATTTCGATTCTGATATTGTTCATTATGAGCCTGAATATAAGATTTCTTAGGTTGTGCTAAACTATCAAGTCTTGTATGTGTCTTAGGTGGTCCACGTACCGCCTCACCTCTAGCTTCTTTGACTTCGTCTAATATATCCGCAACTTTCCTTCTATTCAATTTCTCACCTGGTTTTTCATCAATAGATGTCTTTATATTTGGCACTTTCGAAGTTTGAGCTATTGTATTATGTCGtgattttctttcttttggAGTTGAAACACGTGAAAtagtttcattgttttttggGTGTTGTTCTTGGTGAAGGGGTCTTTTGAAGGTAACTTGTCGACTACTATTCTTTTGTTCTGAGTCAAGCTTTTTGTTCGGTTTGGGGTCATTTTTAAGGCGGCTCTTTTGAACGTTTTCAAATTCATGCAGTAGTTGAGAAATAGCTTTTAAAGGATTTTCAGCAATTTTATTCATTGGACTATTTAGCTTTCTTCGGTCcctttttgatttattgtcgTTTGATTGTGTTACTTGATGTTTGCTATCAATGAGCACTTTTGGTTGTACAGAAACGGgtatttcactttttttgATAACactctttttaatttgttgatCTTTATTGGTTCTCTCGAAACTAAAGCAGCTTGGAATTGATGAAGTTAAATGATGTTTTACACTAGTTCCGCTGTCACTAGCCTGAATACTGCAATGATATCGCTTCTCATATTTGTCCTCACCATCGCTGATTTCCATACTTGGTTCCAGTTTTTTGACTGGATCTAATTGAAGTGTTTCAATTTTTCCAGGTTTTTGTATAagatcatatattttatcgataCTTTTTCGACATTCAACTGTAGGTGCACAAAGCTGCTGATGTTTTTGCAATTCTTCATTGCCTTTGAAGTTGATTTCCTTTGGGGTATTAGTGGGAACTATATTTGTGATACTTCGTCTTGATTCACACTGCGTAGTTTCCATGTTGATGTTCACTATTTCTTCATTATGgctgaaacaaaaatattatttatgaatgtaaatttatataaaaaatagcgtTAACTCTccatatagatatttatggATATGGATATCTTACTTGAAACATTGCGATGGAACGTTTTTTTCGATAGGATGATTATTCGATAGCGTTGGACTAATAAGGTCTTTCAGCAAGTTTAAATTAGAGCTAAAATCATCTGAAGCTACTGATGTAGCGGCAGTGCATTCGGCAGTATTGTCAGTTTCTGacatttgtttcatttgtaAACGCATTACTTCAGTATCAGCATCGTCAAGATAATAACTAtgattaatgtatattatcttATCCTTACTCTTGTTTAATTTTGGAGATTTCGTTTgtgatttttcatttgaattttctagttcaacaataattttta is a genomic window containing:
- the LOC119839760 gene encoding uncharacterized protein LOC119839760: MLIGRVSEGKETKGIGEDGDRRNSYHEYETANELYDIMADNPRYHASSETLTASDLVILYKNLDIGTKLMTEAKYSQTKPSNQYVETVIYNDDQDTDDSDIGEIYSTEDIRNIMMINKERIDLINNTSSYETNLCQKYGNIAMKPANLTSSYNKHFLFKDPFIKDQLNSFIPENYNSNIFPTSLLDYICCKRLEDNYNFYMDSVITYVQHTIEHLKRISNGDYLTDKAKKKWREVVDPVCKGQDDNKNVLANSISIPLKVNPKLSGLKIMWEDTVHSEVDVRSFSKLLEKRIVVEIPKLICGTYKLFSKQYNDNLIIHCKKESKSVNHDTQSRVDVVLKLKKSDSGHIISKLDSIMILQTVPQTSIQDCITSEPLSIMYNTPDHNKEDSSKIMELNEDDEGTKETVYESSIFTNKSQETFEDSLIGTDTDISSSISPQRRNIDFTDTFILPDKNVIDSKTYNDEQTEANFCITSPNELYCTLQRLTMNSPVPEESEIPIKKKKSASKVRIKSPYENASRAMEEKKRKRLLEIRERRENKKKALSENCKISKHKYFKGAVMARASSSVTKLSITNKSFYNSIYGQAINNEVKNKRKLNNEDLKIIVELENSNEKSQTKSPKLNKSKDKIIYINHSYYLDDADTEVMRLQMKQMSETDNTAECTAATSVASDDFSSNLNLLKDLISPTLSNNHPIEKNVPSQCFNHNEEIVNINMETTQCESRRSITNIVPTNTPKEINFKGNEELQKHQQLCAPTVECRKSIDKIYDLIQKPGKIETLQLDPVKKLEPSMEISDGEDKYEKRYHCSIQASDSGTSVKHHLTSSIPSCFSFERTNKDQQIKKSVIKKSEIPVSVQPKVLIDSKHQVTQSNDNKSKRDRRKLNSPMNKIAENPLKAISQLLHEFENVQKSRLKNDPKPNKKLDSEQKNSSRQVTFKRPLHQEQHPKNNETISRVSTPKERKSRHNTIAQTSKVPNIKTSIDEKPGEKLNRRKVADILDEVKEARGEAVRGPPKTHTRLDSLAQPKKSYIQAHNEQYQNRNMRNTLNKQQKVTNNTVIDRREAFNVRQKRRLELSQKPHSAVPPLGSRRSSSSSPDGNHKRSPLPATGPSHKPNIPEAPKTLIKKMVAVESYVNNHYGRSSQLRDLKDFIGAQKSRVPLIPTDLDIGSVTSSRTAEESTTLGKKLHYMIDTMINTTLPALTCLNEQKETSRSKDDLNEAFVENMDQYEELTSNTEFPIDIFGDKSIATAVASLPTDNNHNATYRNSNIDFITYDIQPFNSTTELQRLENALYRRLSAATFQKRLRIKNLTLTPKHSLQQVFVLHSGDAGSIVVKSTLSQNFTKPKSKTKTELYTPTHSKSLIDWTFANFPKQFATVGYAVPSIYKLDTSNKTTDSVEAKSDSQHSKENRSISSDIKSNKTDQCFYETPTLLEKDEGAQVNETDATEKNTFQDKRNVRLEGSSRNVTKTSKILQEEFNESRLSLISNKIDTTSLDILVGLLNEIKNITSCQTNITKNEHINDDECKELEFILKNAKLQEYSVDHSPQNSLSFDSLKDVREKCNLCALLPSSNLANYRSLINSIPRRSDKEVNVSISGIEYVHTFTEVPSRFFPITVHHSTNVTGSVIGVISEPSEQSLYSFSDYQAHDCNSINRIIELPDIQSKPTTNKTEENAKQFEKHENFIIQCESSEEKSPRNKEVINDHLEFDPMIKMKRDILVTVYSILVMTVFAALSFPEILYSS